Part of the Oerskovia paurometabola genome is shown below.
TCGCCACACCACGTCGGGCAGCCGCGTCGGCGCCGCGCTCTCGTCGTCGATCCTGCACTCGATCACCACGGGCGAGGGACCCGGGACGGGGTCGAGCGTGACGACGCCGTCCGGCGTGCGGTAGCGGTAGGAGTACCGGTCCGGGTAGAGGCACAGTCCTGCGGACGCGCCGACCTCGACGAGCGCGAGCGGGCCCTCGAGGCGGGCCAGCTCGGGCAGGAGGACTGCGCAGCGCGCCGCTTCGTTGGTCTGGGTGGAACGGGCGAGCACGATGTCCACGACGTCGGACCAGTGCTGGACGAGCCACGGGCGGAACCGCTGGTAGACGTCGAGCGGGGCGCCCGCCGTCCGGGCCGCGGCGAAGACGAGGTTGGGCTGCCGCTTGCGGGCGGGCAGGGCCTCGATGAGGGCGAGCACCTGGTCGTCGCCCGCGATCGCGCGCGCCCATCCCTCGTACGACGGGGACGACCCGCGCGTCTCGATGTCGGCCCACCGCACGTATGCCTCCGCCAGCGACGTCATGCGCCCAGAGCGTAGCCGACCCGGCGCACGCCGCAGGCCCGCCCGGGCTGCACACGACCGGCGGCCGGCTCGGACGCCGCGGAGGAGGAGGCCGTGGGCGCCACCCCCTACGATCGACGCGTGATCCGAGTCCTCCTGGTCGACGACGACGCGCTCGTCCGTACGGGCCTGCGCCTCATCCTCTCGAGCAACCCCGGCATCGAGGTCGTCGCAGAGGCGACCGACGGCGACGAGGCCGTCCCGGCGTTCCTCGCGCACCGTCCTGACGTCGTGCTCATGGACCTGCGCATGGCGCGGGTCCAGGGGGTCGAGGCGACGCGCGCCCTGCGGGCCCTCCCCGATCCCCCGGTCGTGCTGGTCCTGACGAGCTTCGAGAGCGACACCGACGTCCTGGGGGCGCTGGAGTCGGGGGCGGGCGGCTTCCTCCTCAAGGACGCCTCGCCGGACGAGCTCATCGGCGGAGTCCTCGCGGTCGCGGGTGGCGAGTCGGTGCTCGCGCCGCGGGTCGTCCGCTACGTCGTCACGCGGGTCGCGCAGGGGCAGGTGAGCAGCGAGCAGCAGCGTGCCCGCGCGCTCGTCGGTCGGCTCACCGAGCGTGAGCGGGCGGTCGCCCAGGGAGTCGCGGAAGGGCTGAGCAACGCGCAGATCGGCGAGCGGCTCTACTGCGCCGAGGCGACGGTCAAGACGCACCTGAGCCGCGCCATGACCAAGCTCGACCTTCCCAACCGGGTCGCGCTCGCG
Proteins encoded:
- a CDS encoding DUF2332 domain-containing protein, which translates into the protein MTSLAEAYVRWADIETRGSSPSYEGWARAIAGDDQVLALIEALPARKRQPNLVFAAARTAGAPLDVYQRFRPWLVQHWSDVVDIVLARSTQTNEAARCAVLLPELARLEGPLALVEVGASAGLCLYPDRYSYRYRTPDGVVTLDPVPGPSPVVIECRIDDESAAPTRLPDVVWRAGIDLNPLDVRDPDDVAWLRALVWPEHHDRRERLEAACALVATEPPHLVRGDLLDDLDALLGSAPPDAHLVVFHSSVLTYVEPAPRQRFVERMRGLDGTWISNEGSLVLESSAGLVHDGRTVLTVDDVPVARADPHGRGLVRL
- a CDS encoding response regulator transcription factor, with product MIRVLLVDDDALVRTGLRLILSSNPGIEVVAEATDGDEAVPAFLAHRPDVVLMDLRMARVQGVEATRALRALPDPPVVLVLTSFESDTDVLGALESGAGGFLLKDASPDELIGGVLAVAGGESVLAPRVVRYVVTRVAQGQVSSEQQRARALVGRLTERERAVAQGVAEGLSNAQIGERLYCAEATVKTHLSRAMTKLDLPNRVALAIAVERAR